The Sphingomonas sp. So64.6b genome includes a region encoding these proteins:
- the cgtA gene encoding Obg family GTPase CgtA, whose protein sequence is MHFLDQAKIFVRSGAGGPGAVAFRREKFIEYGGPNGGNGGKGGDIVFEAVAGLNTLIDFRYTQHFRAPRGTPGAGQNMTGAGGEDIVIRVPVGTQVLSEDKEEVLADFTVPGQRVVFLRGGDGGRGNASYKTSTNRTPRQHGTGWPYEEMWVWLRLKLLADAGLVGLPNAGKSTFINAVTNAKAKVGDYPFTTTRPQLGVVSHKNREFVVADIPGLIEGAAEGAGIGDRFLGHIERCKVLLHLVDASGDDPLEAYRVVRAELENYGAGLIDKPEVIALNKTDVMEADIVEMLLNELREESGAEVFPISGATSAGVEGILDKLIEAIGPVEAAPVKRDIDDEGNQVEWSPL, encoded by the coding sequence ATGCATTTCCTCGACCAAGCAAAGATCTTCGTCCGATCGGGCGCGGGCGGCCCCGGTGCCGTCGCCTTTCGGCGTGAAAAATTCATCGAATATGGCGGCCCCAATGGCGGCAATGGCGGCAAGGGCGGCGACATCGTGTTCGAGGCCGTTGCCGGCCTCAATACGCTGATCGATTTCCGCTATACCCAGCATTTTCGCGCGCCGCGCGGGACGCCGGGCGCGGGCCAGAACATGACGGGCGCGGGCGGCGAGGATATCGTCATCCGCGTGCCCGTCGGCACTCAGGTCCTGTCCGAGGACAAGGAGGAGGTGCTGGCCGACTTCACCGTGCCGGGCCAACGCGTCGTGTTCCTGCGCGGCGGTGACGGCGGGCGCGGCAACGCCAGCTACAAGACCTCCACCAACCGCACGCCGCGCCAGCACGGCACCGGCTGGCCCTATGAAGAGATGTGGGTCTGGTTACGACTCAAACTGCTTGCCGATGCCGGCCTGGTCGGCCTGCCCAATGCGGGCAAATCGACCTTCATCAACGCGGTGACCAACGCCAAGGCCAAGGTCGGCGACTATCCCTTCACCACCACCCGGCCGCAATTGGGCGTGGTCAGCCACAAGAACCGCGAATTCGTCGTCGCCGACATTCCCGGCCTGATCGAGGGCGCGGCCGAAGGCGCTGGGATCGGCGACCGCTTCCTGGGGCATATCGAACGCTGCAAAGTGCTGCTCCATCTGGTCGACGCGAGCGGTGACGATCCGCTTGAGGCGTATCGCGTGGTCCGTGCCGAGTTGGAGAATTACGGCGCCGGCCTGATCGACAAGCCCGAGGTCATCGCGCTCAACAAGACCGATGTGATGGAAGCGGATATCGTCGAGATGCTGCTCAACGAACTGCGTGAAGAGAGCGGCGCGGAGGTATTCCCGATCTCGGGCGCGACCAGCGCGGGGGTTGAGGGCATTCTCGACAAGTTGATCGAGGCGATCGGCCCGGTCGAAGCGGCTCCGGTCAAACGCGATATCGACGATGAGGGAAACCAGGTCGAATGGTCGCCGCTTTGA
- a CDS encoding TetR family transcriptional regulator, translating to MSITRRRLSPEESREAAIEAARALLVEGGPQAVTLKAVAARIGRTHANLLHHFGSAADLQRALIAHLADTITAQIGEAAKRARAGDQNPREVVDMTFDAFARGAGAMASWMILTGNEDALDPILEAIHRLVDDLAEGHVHDGPSIHEETLQLVLTALGDALLGGPMAKALGLPRTAAREMALQTLIASHASATTA from the coding sequence GTGTCAATAACTCGCAGACGACTTAGCCCCGAAGAATCGCGCGAGGCCGCAATCGAAGCCGCGCGTGCCCTGCTCGTCGAGGGTGGCCCACAGGCCGTGACATTAAAGGCGGTCGCGGCGCGGATCGGACGCACCCATGCTAATCTGCTCCATCATTTCGGCTCGGCTGCCGATCTGCAACGGGCGCTGATCGCTCATTTGGCGGACACGATCACGGCGCAGATCGGTGAGGCGGCGAAGCGTGCTCGCGCCGGCGACCAGAATCCACGTGAAGTGGTCGACATGACCTTCGATGCGTTCGCGCGCGGCGCCGGTGCGATGGCGAGCTGGATGATCCTGACGGGTAACGAGGATGCGCTCGACCCGATTCTCGAGGCGATCCACCGGCTGGTCGATGATCTGGCCGAGGGCCATGTGCATGACGGCCCCTCGATCCATGAAGAGACACTGCAGCTGGTGCTGACCGCGCTGGGCGATGCGTTGCTTGGCGGGCCGATGGCCAAGGCGCTCGGCCTGCCGCGAACCGCGGCACGCGAGATGGCGCTGCAGACCTTGATCGCCTCGCACGCGAGCGCCACGACGGCATAA
- a CDS encoding metal-dependent hydrolase — MAKATTPADLTITPRDLRFGRGRAMKRWWLNDDPFATAFYNSLSVTFPKGEGFFIDSVRNFRDGTSPRLAAEIQAFIKQEVIHTREHVAFNRHVTDQGYDISMLDKHIDAALALTKGRPPIASLAATMGLEHFTAIIANQLIANPRHLAGGDEQAVALWRWHAAEEIEHKGVAYDTWLHATKHWSRWMRWKIKALVMLGTTARFFDGRYRGMLDLLRQDGITGLKAHRGIIWYALGRPGMARKVLGAWISFFLPGFHPWKHDDRRLIGLAESDYQAAILPRETVAA, encoded by the coding sequence GTGGCGAAAGCAACAACTCCCGCCGATTTGACGATCACGCCACGCGATCTGCGTTTCGGTCGTGGCCGCGCGATGAAGCGCTGGTGGCTGAACGACGATCCGTTCGCGACCGCCTTCTACAATTCGCTGTCAGTCACTTTCCCCAAGGGGGAGGGGTTCTTCATCGACAGCGTGCGCAACTTTCGCGACGGCACCTCACCGCGCCTCGCCGCCGAGATCCAGGCGTTCATCAAGCAGGAAGTGATCCATACCCGCGAGCATGTCGCGTTCAACCGGCACGTCACCGACCAGGGTTATGACATCTCGATGCTCGACAAGCATATCGACGCGGCGCTTGCGCTCACCAAAGGCCGCCCGCCGATCGCCAGCCTCGCCGCGACCATGGGGCTCGAGCATTTCACTGCGATCATCGCCAACCAGTTGATCGCCAATCCGCGCCATCTCGCCGGCGGCGACGAACAGGCGGTCGCGCTGTGGCGCTGGCACGCGGCGGAGGAGATCGAGCATAAGGGCGTCGCTTATGACACCTGGCTGCACGCGACGAAGCATTGGTCACGCTGGATGCGCTGGAAGATCAAGGCGTTGGTCATGCTCGGTACGACCGCGCGCTTCTTCGACGGCCGATACCGTGGGATGCTCGATCTGTTGCGTCAGGACGGCATCACCGGCTTGAAGGCGCATCGCGGCATCATCTGGTACGCGCTCGGTCGCCCCGGCATGGCGCGCAAGGTGCTCGGCGCGTGGATATCGTTCTTCCTGCCGGGTTTTCATCCGTGGAAGCATGACGACCGCCGACTGATCGGCCTGGCCGAAAGCGATTATCAGGCCGCCATCCTTCCGCGGGAAACCGTGGCGGCCTGA
- a CDS encoding GNAT family N-acetyltransferase gives MFARTKRLTLRPGWPEEAPELAQAIAHESVAMKLARLPWPYRPDDAAEWLSRPRGATDTDFVIVSHEHDFRIIGGIGLREDAGVFDLGYWLTPSVWGRGYATEASRAVLHMARHALGLKSVSSGHFVDNPASGNVLRKLGFRETGRAPLYCMARGREVASVKMALDLDDDDRTADMCLAA, from the coding sequence ATGTTCGCTCGGACCAAGAGATTGACGTTGCGGCCCGGCTGGCCGGAAGAAGCCCCCGAACTGGCCCAGGCCATCGCGCATGAAAGCGTGGCGATGAAGCTGGCCCGCCTTCCCTGGCCCTATCGCCCGGACGATGCGGCCGAATGGCTGTCGCGCCCACGCGGCGCGACCGACACCGATTTCGTCATCGTCAGCCATGAGCATGATTTCCGCATCATTGGCGGGATCGGGCTGCGCGAGGATGCCGGCGTGTTCGATCTCGGCTATTGGCTCACGCCCTCTGTCTGGGGTCGCGGCTATGCGACCGAGGCGAGCCGTGCCGTGCTGCACATGGCACGGCACGCGCTTGGGCTGAAGAGTGTGAGCTCGGGCCATTTCGTCGACAATCCGGCCTCGGGCAACGTGCTGCGCAAGCTCGGCTTCCGCGAAACCGGTCGCGCGCCGCTCTATTGCATGGCACGCGGGCGCGAGGTGGCGAGCGTCAAGATGGCGCTCGATCTCGATGATGACGACCGAACCGCGGACATGTGTCTCGCGGCGTAA
- the rpmA gene encoding 50S ribosomal protein L27 produces the protein MAHKKAGGSSRNGRDSAGRRLGVKKFGGEAVVPGNILVRQRGTKFYPGTNVGMGKDHTLFALTGGRVTFKEGKLGRKFCSVEIMAAAAE, from the coding sequence ATGGCACATAAGAAAGCAGGCGGTTCATCGCGTAACGGTCGTGATTCGGCCGGTCGTCGCCTTGGCGTGAAGAAGTTCGGTGGCGAAGCAGTCGTCCCGGGCAACATTCTCGTGCGTCAGCGCGGCACCAAGTTTTACCCGGGCACCAATGTCGGCATGGGCAAGGATCACACCCTGTTCGCGCTGACCGGCGGCCGAGTGACCTTCAAGGAAGGCAAGCTTGGACGTAAATTCTGTTCGGTAGAAATTATGGCGGCCGCGGCCGAATAA
- the rplU gene encoding 50S ribosomal protein L21, which yields MFAVVRTGGKQYRVAAGDKIVVEKLDGEAGSSISFSDILLAGEGSELKSVEGLTVSAEIIAQAKADKVIVFKKKRRHNYRRKNGHRQQHTILKITAIGAQENKAKAKKADAAPEAAGAEAPAAQA from the coding sequence ATGTTCGCAGTCGTGCGCACAGGCGGCAAGCAGTATCGCGTTGCCGCCGGAGACAAGATCGTCGTCGAGAAGCTCGATGGCGAAGCAGGTTCGTCGATCTCGTTCAGCGACATTTTGCTCGCCGGCGAAGGCAGCGAGCTGAAGTCGGTCGAGGGGCTGACCGTCTCCGCCGAGATCATCGCTCAGGCGAAGGCCGACAAGGTCATCGTCTTCAAGAAGAAGCGTCGCCACAATTATCGCCGCAAGAATGGCCATCGCCAGCAGCACACGATCCTGAAGATCACCGCGATCGGTGCTCAGGAGAACAAGGCCAAGGCAAAGAAGGCCGATGCGGCCCCCGAAGCAGCTGGTGCGGAAGCGCCGGCAGCTCAGGCGTAA
- a CDS encoding TonB-dependent receptor, protein MRRSMIALLSVSASTLALALPAHAQSAPAAADDAAQTTPEDNLDDPIIVTGTRVANRTASDSAVPIDVISSEALSSSGLGETNKILNQLVPSFNFPQPSISDGSDVLRPATLRGLSPDQTLVLVNGKRRHVSALLNINGTVGRGSAAVDLNTIPALAIERVEVLRDGASSQYGSDAIAGVINIQLKRGSKGGRAQASFGKYITTLDGVQNVTGLQTSGGQPLLSSGDARVFAVNTDGERKARDGEFTTFAANIGIPIGEGFINLTGEYRDRNATNRSAADIRPNYNRVPNTPFDPRELTFNRLSFRYGDAKTEDYNVFVNASIPVGNFDAYAFGSYSHRDGLSAANYRQANNAGNRDYSTITPGTTPAPANFTALRPDGFLPLINTDLDDYAGTLGVKGDVAGWGTDLSIGYGRNSFDYVVQNSLNTSYGTASQSEFDAGGLAFRQIVANLDFSKNFEVGLAGPLTVAAGAEYRDENFKIRAGDLQSYSAGPLFRPSVVTTAANCVTLGGVYTGSSGLCSFPGRAAAAGAQGFPGIPLSATTDRSRHSYAGYLELDAELADGLTTTLAGRYEHFSDFGSTSNVKMALRYEFAPGFALRSSVSNGFRAPSLQQQFFTTTSTNFIGGFPVDISTLAVDSPVARALGSKPLKPEKSVNFSVGATANPLRGLNLTIDFYKIKIRDRVVLTENLGAAGSGTAAVNTAVKAILDANGFQSVGAARFFINGLDTTTKGVDAVISYRTNIASLGTWNFTAAYNHNENKIDRRLNALGPLATIPNIVLFGRLEGIRFTDGQPSSKLVLSADGNIGDFGITARTTRYGEVISPDAALPLGAAATSLTALGPDDQILGAKFVTDLEIRYKIAKRFTLAVGSDNILDVYPDRRPTGARPAAIGGVYPANFQYLPYTGLAPFGFNGRFVYARVSVDF, encoded by the coding sequence ATGCGTCGTTCAATGATAGCCTTGCTGTCGGTGTCGGCTTCCACGCTGGCACTGGCCCTTCCTGCGCATGCTCAAAGCGCGCCTGCTGCAGCCGACGATGCTGCGCAGACCACACCGGAAGACAATCTGGATGACCCTATTATCGTCACCGGAACGCGCGTTGCGAATCGCACCGCATCGGACAGCGCGGTGCCGATCGACGTGATCTCGTCCGAGGCCTTGTCCTCGTCGGGCCTGGGCGAGACCAACAAGATTCTCAATCAGCTCGTGCCATCGTTCAACTTCCCGCAGCCGTCGATTTCCGATGGATCAGACGTGCTCCGCCCGGCAACCCTGCGCGGCCTCAGCCCCGATCAGACTCTGGTGCTGGTCAACGGCAAGCGCCGCCATGTCTCTGCGCTGCTCAACATCAACGGCACCGTCGGGCGGGGCTCCGCGGCGGTCGATCTCAACACCATTCCGGCGCTTGCGATCGAGCGGGTCGAAGTGCTGCGTGACGGCGCCTCGTCGCAATATGGTTCGGACGCCATTGCTGGCGTGATCAACATCCAGCTCAAGCGCGGCAGCAAGGGCGGGCGAGCCCAGGCGAGCTTCGGCAAGTACATCACGACGCTTGATGGCGTACAGAATGTCACTGGACTCCAGACGTCCGGCGGACAGCCTCTTCTCAGTAGTGGCGACGCTCGCGTGTTCGCGGTCAACACCGACGGCGAGCGCAAGGCGCGCGACGGCGAATTCACCACCTTTGCGGCGAATATCGGTATCCCGATTGGGGAGGGTTTCATCAATCTGACCGGCGAATATCGCGATCGCAATGCGACCAACCGGTCCGCAGCGGATATCCGGCCCAATTATAATCGCGTCCCCAATACGCCGTTCGACCCGCGCGAATTGACCTTCAATCGCCTGAGCTTTCGCTATGGCGATGCGAAGACGGAAGATTACAACGTCTTCGTCAATGCGAGCATCCCGGTCGGCAACTTCGATGCCTATGCGTTCGGATCGTACAGCCACCGTGACGGCCTGAGCGCGGCCAATTATCGCCAGGCCAACAATGCCGGTAACCGCGATTATTCGACCATCACCCCCGGGACTACGCCCGCTCCTGCGAACTTCACTGCGCTCCGGCCCGACGGCTTCCTTCCGCTGATCAACACCGATCTCGACGATTATGCCGGGACGCTGGGCGTCAAGGGCGATGTGGCCGGATGGGGCACCGATCTGTCGATCGGCTATGGCCGCAACTCGTTCGACTATGTCGTTCAGAACAGCCTCAACACCTCCTATGGTACCGCGAGCCAGAGCGAGTTCGACGCTGGCGGTCTCGCCTTCCGGCAAATCGTTGCCAATCTCGATTTCTCGAAGAATTTCGAGGTCGGGCTCGCCGGGCCGCTGACCGTCGCGGCCGGCGCGGAATATCGTGACGAGAATTTCAAGATCCGCGCCGGCGACCTGCAATCCTATTCCGCCGGGCCATTGTTCCGGCCGTCGGTGGTGACGACGGCGGCGAATTGCGTCACGCTTGGTGGCGTCTACACCGGTTCCAGCGGTCTTTGCAGCTTCCCCGGTCGCGCCGCGGCGGCCGGCGCGCAAGGCTTTCCGGGCATTCCGCTGTCCGCGACGACCGATCGCAGCCGTCACAGCTATGCCGGTTATCTCGAGCTTGACGCCGAACTGGCCGATGGCCTGACCACGACGCTTGCCGGCCGCTACGAACATTTCAGCGACTTTGGCAGCACCAGCAACGTGAAGATGGCGCTGCGTTACGAATTTGCGCCGGGCTTCGCGCTTCGCTCCTCGGTTTCGAACGGCTTCCGCGCACCCTCGCTGCAGCAGCAATTCTTCACCACCACCTCGACCAACTTCATTGGTGGCTTCCCGGTCGATATCAGCACGCTTGCGGTCGACAGCCCGGTTGCGCGTGCGCTTGGATCGAAGCCGCTCAAGCCTGAAAAGTCGGTCAATTTCAGCGTCGGTGCCACTGCCAATCCGCTACGTGGGCTCAATCTCACAATCGATTTCTACAAGATCAAGATTCGCGATCGCGTCGTACTGACCGAGAATCTCGGCGCGGCGGGCAGCGGTACGGCGGCGGTCAACACCGCAGTCAAGGCGATCCTCGACGCTAATGGGTTCCAGAGCGTGGGTGCAGCGCGCTTCTTCATCAATGGACTAGATACGACCACCAAGGGTGTGGATGCGGTGATCAGCTATCGCACCAATATCGCGTCGCTCGGCACCTGGAACTTCACTGCGGCGTACAACCATAACGAAAACAAGATCGACCGCCGCCTCAATGCGCTGGGGCCACTGGCGACGATCCCGAATATCGTCCTGTTCGGGCGGCTCGAAGGGATTCGCTTCACCGATGGTCAGCCTTCGTCGAAGCTGGTGCTGAGCGCGGATGGCAATATCGGCGATTTCGGCATTACCGCGCGGACTACGCGCTATGGCGAGGTCATCTCACCCGATGCCGCGCTGCCGCTTGGTGCGGCGGCAACCAGCCTGACCGCGCTGGGCCCGGACGATCAGATTCTCGGCGCCAAGTTCGTGACCGACCTGGAAATCCGCTACAAGATCGCCAAGCGTTTCACTCTGGCGGTCGGTTCGGACAATATTCTCGACGTCTATCCCGACCGGCGCCCGACCGGCGCTCGTCCGGCGGCGATCGGCGGGGTCTATCCGGCGAACTTTCAGTACCTGCCTTATACTGGTCTCGCGCCGTTCGGTTTCAACGGGCGGTTCGTTTATGCTCGGGTTTCGGTCGACTTTTGA
- the hspQ gene encoding heat shock protein HspQ: protein MTPADRGVAMPPVAHARFTIGDVVRHRVFDFRGVIFDVDPIFANSEEWYEAIPEDIRPRKDQPFYHLLAENMESSYVAYVSQQNLIPDDSDEPIDHPAISGLFTDYADGRYTLRREHRH from the coding sequence ATGACGCCTGCCGACCGCGGCGTTGCCATGCCGCCCGTCGCGCACGCGCGCTTCACGATCGGCGATGTCGTACGCCATCGCGTGTTCGATTTTCGCGGCGTAATCTTCGACGTCGATCCGATCTTCGCCAATAGCGAGGAATGGTATGAAGCGATTCCGGAAGATATCCGGCCGCGCAAGGATCAGCCCTTCTATCACCTGCTCGCCGAGAATATGGAGTCGAGCTATGTCGCCTATGTCAGTCAGCAGAACCTGATTCCCGACGATAGCGACGAGCCGATCGACCATCCGGCAATCTCCGGCCTGTTCACCGACTATGCCGATGGCCGTTATACATTGCGGCGCGAACATCGGCACTGA
- a CDS encoding membrane dipeptidase yields the protein MNVFGSIDRRKLLGAALLTPLSEAVTVASPLAGSPDRRRDAIIVNSLGELNNPNAVEEVKRDSGIPRAESTAVDPRAIADARASGLTAVNLTLGYVAGNMDPFVHTVREIALWDRRIRANPVDLMKVHSARDILRAKAENRIGIIYGFQNATMMRDDATRVDIFADLGVRIIQLTYNPRNALGCGSTAPENCGLTDFGRQVVDRLNANRIMVDLSHSGEQLCLDAARYSKQPIAISHTGCRALSNLPRNKTDTELRLVAERGGYIGIYFMLYLNAQGRASASDVVAHVEHAVNVCGEDHVGIGTDGSITSFDDMPAYLANFHKEYEARANAGIAAPGEGPDRYPFIMDLRGPDQFWKLADLLAKRGFKEARIEKILGRNFIDYAQRVWGS from the coding sequence ATGAATGTGTTCGGATCGATCGACCGTCGCAAACTGCTCGGCGCGGCGTTGCTCACGCCGCTTTCTGAGGCCGTCACCGTGGCGTCACCGCTAGCGGGTTCACCCGATCGGCGGCGTGACGCGATCATCGTCAATTCGCTTGGCGAGTTGAACAATCCGAACGCGGTCGAGGAGGTCAAGCGCGACAGTGGCATCCCGCGCGCGGAAAGCACCGCCGTCGACCCGCGCGCGATCGCTGATGCGCGCGCTTCGGGTCTGACCGCGGTAAACCTGACGCTCGGTTATGTCGCCGGCAACATGGATCCCTTTGTCCATACGGTCCGCGAGATCGCCTTGTGGGATCGCCGCATCCGCGCCAATCCCGTCGATCTGATGAAGGTCCACAGCGCCCGGGACATCCTGCGCGCCAAGGCTGAAAACCGCATCGGTATCATCTACGGTTTTCAGAATGCGACGATGATGCGCGACGATGCGACAAGGGTCGACATCTTTGCCGATCTCGGCGTCCGCATCATCCAGCTGACCTATAATCCGCGCAATGCATTGGGCTGCGGATCGACCGCGCCGGAGAATTGCGGCCTGACCGATTTCGGTCGGCAGGTAGTGGACCGTCTCAACGCGAACCGCATCATGGTCGATCTGTCGCATAGCGGCGAGCAGCTCTGCCTCGACGCGGCGCGTTATTCGAAGCAGCCCATCGCAATCTCGCACACCGGCTGCCGCGCGCTGTCGAACCTGCCGCGCAACAAGACCGATACCGAACTACGTCTGGTCGCGGAGCGCGGCGGCTATATCGGCATTTATTTCATGCTCTATCTGAATGCGCAGGGCCGCGCTTCCGCCAGCGACGTGGTCGCCCATGTCGAGCATGCGGTGAATGTCTGCGGCGAGGATCATGTCGGCATCGGCACCGACGGCAGCATCACCAGCTTCGACGATATGCCTGCCTATCTCGCCAATTTTCACAAGGAATATGAAGCACGCGCCAACGCCGGCATCGCCGCACCGGGCGAAGGGCCGGACCGCTATCCCTTCATCATGGATTTGCGCGGGCCAGATCAGTTCTGGAAGCTGGCGGATCTGCTGGCCAAGCGCGGCTTCAAGGAAGCGCGGATCGAGAAAATCCTCGGGCGCAACTTCATCGACTATGCACAACGCGTCTGGGGAAGTTGA
- a CDS encoding ornithine cyclodeaminase family protein gives MRMIDGEEVRRRLTYARCIPLVRATMVAFSAGHTRQLLRSIIPLADGHTFGLMPGALGEAEMFGAKLVSVYPENFRKGVPSHQGVVVLFDPVSGAPVCIADAGAITAIRTAAASAVATDALARPDATRLAILGYGEQAAAHLQALRHVRPIEAVAVWGRDPDRTIAFAARMHDELELLVVPAPDARTAVRNADIVCTVTNAADPILRGEWLSDGTHVNLIGSSIAARAEVDDDLVARCRFIADSREGVMMQGGEFRRAKASGRVTDAHIAGEIGEVLSDKVEGRQSAAQCTAYKSLGHVVQDLAAAKALIEAD, from the coding sequence ATGCGCATGATCGACGGCGAAGAGGTTCGGCGGCGGTTGACCTATGCGCGCTGCATTCCGTTGGTGCGCGCGACGATGGTCGCCTTTTCCGCGGGGCACACCCGGCAGTTGCTTCGCTCGATCATCCCGCTGGCCGATGGCCATACGTTCGGCCTGATGCCCGGCGCGCTCGGTGAAGCGGAGATGTTCGGCGCAAAGCTCGTCAGCGTCTATCCGGAGAATTTCCGCAAGGGTGTGCCGTCGCATCAGGGCGTGGTGGTGCTGTTCGATCCCGTCAGTGGCGCGCCGGTCTGCATCGCGGATGCGGGTGCGATCACTGCGATCCGCACCGCCGCGGCAAGTGCGGTGGCGACTGATGCGCTGGCGCGACCCGACGCCACTAGATTGGCCATTCTGGGTTATGGCGAACAGGCCGCTGCGCATCTTCAAGCGCTGCGCCATGTCCGACCGATAGAGGCTGTCGCAGTATGGGGGCGCGATCCCGACCGTACGATAGCCTTTGCTGCCCGCATGCACGACGAACTCGAGTTGCTCGTCGTGCCGGCCCCCGATGCACGCACCGCCGTGCGCAACGCCGACATCGTCTGCACTGTCACCAACGCCGCCGATCCGATCCTGCGCGGCGAGTGGCTGTCGGATGGTACGCACGTCAACCTGATCGGATCGAGCATTGCCGCGCGGGCCGAGGTCGATGACGATCTTGTCGCACGCTGCCGCTTCATCGCCGACAGCCGCGAAGGCGTGATGATGCAAGGTGGCGAGTTCCGTCGCGCCAAAGCATCCGGGCGCGTTACCGACGCGCATATCGCTGGCGAAATCGGTGAAGTGCTGTCGGACAAAGTCGAAGGACGCCAGAGCGCCGCGCAATGCACCGCCTACAAATCGCTAGGCCATGTCGTTCAGGATCTCGCCGCCGCAAAGGCGTTGATCGAAGCGGACTGA
- a CDS encoding aminotransferase class V-fold PLP-dependent enzyme — protein sequence MIDRRSLLAGMAVATQAAPISGSVKAPGSPALRADFPITGNGRTFLNSAYITPVPNQVVAATRAFVEAKATRPIEVRELLQKTERLRTRFAALINASADEVGLLFSTAEGENVVANGLDLKPGDNVVIDDLHYDTEYVLYARLARTKGIELRIARNRDGVLDTSDFAPLIDARTRLVSIAWVSHRNGFRHDVRALADLVHKRGALLYADAIQAVGAIKVDVRETGVDMLCAGGYKWLLGGWGVAPFYIRKDLIGRLALDRYGEFHTKRELPDGDWEIDPSARRFDYSSRAFGEAHALCAGIDYVASIGVEAIEAHGVGLALELRQALARQGHRVATPPDNRSPIIAVACAQPAEAVHQAFDAAQIDVTIRNGLIRIAPALFNTAEDMDRCRSVLKKLL from the coding sequence ATGATCGACCGGCGCAGCCTGCTCGCGGGGATGGCGGTGGCGACGCAGGCCGCTCCCATTTCGGGTAGTGTGAAAGCACCCGGATCGCCCGCGCTGCGTGCCGATTTTCCGATCACCGGTAACGGACGCACCTTCCTCAATTCGGCCTATATCACACCGGTGCCGAACCAGGTCGTCGCCGCCACGCGGGCGTTCGTCGAGGCCAAGGCGACCCGCCCGATCGAGGTACGCGAATTGCTGCAGAAGACGGAGCGGTTGCGCACGCGCTTCGCTGCGCTGATCAACGCCAGCGCGGACGAGGTCGGTCTGCTGTTCTCCACCGCGGAGGGCGAGAATGTCGTCGCCAACGGGCTCGACCTGAAGCCTGGCGACAATGTCGTGATTGACGACCTGCACTACGATACCGAATATGTCCTGTACGCGCGGCTCGCCAGGACGAAAGGCATCGAATTGCGCATCGCGCGAAATCGCGACGGGGTATTAGACACCAGCGATTTCGCACCGCTGATCGATGCGCGCACGCGGCTCGTGTCGATCGCCTGGGTGTCGCACCGCAACGGCTTTCGTCACGATGTGCGTGCGCTTGCTGACCTGGTCCATAAGCGCGGCGCATTGCTCTATGCCGATGCGATCCAGGCGGTCGGCGCGATCAAGGTCGATGTCCGCGAAACCGGCGTCGATATGCTGTGCGCCGGTGGTTATAAGTGGCTGCTCGGCGGCTGGGGCGTCGCGCCCTTTTATATCAGGAAGGACCTGATCGGTCGCCTGGCGCTCGACCGTTACGGCGAGTTCCACACCAAGCGTGAACTGCCTGATGGCGATTGGGAAATCGACCCGAGCGCGCGGCGCTTCGACTATTCGAGCCGCGCATTCGGTGAGGCGCATGCGCTTTGCGCCGGCATCGATTATGTTGCGAGCATCGGCGTGGAGGCGATCGAAGCGCACGGCGTCGGCCTGGCACTCGAACTTCGCCAGGCGCTCGCGCGTCAGGGCCATCGCGTCGCCACGCCGCCAGACAACCGCTCGCCGATCATTGCGGTTGCTTGTGCGCAGCCGGCGGAAGCGGTGCACCAAGCGTTCGATGCGGCGCAGATCGATGTCACCATCCGCAACGGCCTGATCCGCATCGCGCCCGCACTGTTCAACACCGCAGAGGATATGGATCGGTGCCGATCGGTTCTGAAGAAATTGCTATGA